The following coding sequences are from one Lipingzhangella halophila window:
- a CDS encoding septal ring lytic transglycosylase RlpA family protein yields MVTTAVGAALIAGGTAGAAVVGDTGSTPSNDAGTPATATTAPAQPAEPLSAEEQRQAAQQRDEATASAQQRFDGAPVSPDQQQDSGSSASNAAERSPTGKEGNCAASNYSEAQPTASGETFDPSAMTAAHKELPFDTMVEVTNPANGSSVTVRINDRGPFVDGRCLDLSTASFEQIASPHQGVVDVEWQAVE; encoded by the coding sequence GTGGTCACCACCGCCGTGGGTGCCGCCCTGATCGCCGGCGGCACCGCAGGCGCGGCAGTCGTCGGCGACACCGGGAGCACCCCCTCCAACGACGCGGGCACACCCGCCACGGCCACCACCGCACCCGCGCAACCCGCCGAGCCGCTGTCGGCCGAGGAACAGCGCCAAGCGGCCCAACAGCGCGATGAGGCCACCGCCTCCGCACAGCAGCGCTTCGACGGCGCCCCGGTCTCCCCGGACCAACAGCAGGACTCCGGATCCTCTGCGAGCAACGCCGCGGAACGCAGCCCCACCGGCAAAGAAGGAAACTGCGCGGCGTCCAACTACAGCGAGGCCCAGCCCACCGCCAGCGGCGAGACCTTCGACCCCAGCGCCATGACCGCCGCGCACAAGGAACTGCCCTTCGACACCATGGTCGAGGTGACCAACCCCGCCAACGGCTCCTCGGTCACCGTCCGGATCAACGACCGCGGCCCCTTCGTCGACGGCCGCTGCCTGGACCTGTCCACCGCCTCCTTCGAGCAAATCGCCTCGCCCCACCAAGGCGTCGTCGACGTCGAGTGGCAGGCCGTCGAATAG
- a CDS encoding DoxX family protein → MTLIYAMFAGPLALVLIISAYGKITRIAAIVQNLDRTGVPHSWYPWLATAEAAGAIGLLAGIWVRPLGVAAAIGVVLYFVGAIVTHIVQRDTAGLKNPASLLVAALATTAFGVLSL, encoded by the coding sequence GTGACCCTCATCTATGCCATGTTCGCCGGACCGCTCGCCCTGGTCCTGATCATCTCCGCCTACGGCAAGATCACCCGCATTGCGGCGATCGTGCAAAACCTCGACCGCACCGGGGTCCCCCACTCCTGGTATCCGTGGCTCGCCACCGCGGAGGCGGCGGGAGCCATCGGACTACTCGCGGGGATCTGGGTCCGGCCGCTCGGGGTCGCGGCCGCGATCGGAGTGGTGTTGTACTTCGTGGGTGCGATCGTGACCCACATCGTGCAACGCGACACAGCAGGACTCAAGAACCCGGCCTCGTTGCTGGTCGCCGCCCTCGCTACGACGGCGTTCGGCGTGCTGAGCCTGTGA
- a CDS encoding site-specific integrase: MSQNSPAPTEPAHTEGAHLPAEVRSRLQQGSHSILVDTRALDAVRQRFDDEQAAALGRYLSAAQSPNTLRAYRTDWVAFTAWCQSENRRSLPAEPIDVAVYLAAAADTVTDATPARWALSPATLERKAAAIAAVHAAHGLAAPTRDDVVRMTLRGIRRRRRAPPTRKRPLLLDSLEALLEQRPAPAHPSGVARRRDTLLLLAGFAGALRRSELAALTFDDIAVHTDPTTGAPLLTAQLRTTKTDQEGRHLAQVALPRGRRAHTCPVCAFADWADLAEANRDGGTPATRALLEEATEPAPHTHRCHTYTGTSLSDGTAHPLFPAVTRHGHMGERPITGRAVANLIKRYAQRAGLDPAAFSGHSLRSGFATQAALGGAGDREIMRQGRWRNPRTVHGYIRTANPLDDNAVTSLGL, translated from the coding sequence GTGAGCCAGAACAGCCCCGCACCCACCGAACCCGCGCACACCGAAGGCGCCCACCTACCCGCCGAGGTGCGCTCCCGCCTGCAGCAGGGCTCGCACAGCATCCTGGTCGACACCCGGGCGCTCGACGCGGTACGCCAACGGTTCGACGACGAGCAGGCCGCCGCACTGGGCCGCTACCTCTCCGCCGCCCAGTCACCGAACACGCTGCGCGCCTACCGCACCGACTGGGTCGCCTTCACCGCCTGGTGCCAGAGCGAAAACCGCCGCTCGCTGCCCGCCGAACCCATCGACGTCGCCGTCTACCTGGCCGCCGCGGCCGACACCGTCACCGACGCCACCCCCGCCCGCTGGGCCCTCTCGCCCGCCACCCTGGAACGCAAGGCCGCCGCGATCGCCGCCGTGCACGCCGCCCACGGCCTGGCCGCACCCACCCGCGACGACGTCGTGCGCATGACCCTGCGCGGCATCCGGCGCCGCCGCCGCGCACCCCCCACCCGCAAGCGCCCACTGCTGCTGGACTCCTTGGAAGCGCTCCTGGAACAACGCCCCGCCCCGGCCCACCCCTCAGGGGTCGCCCGGCGCCGCGACACCCTGCTGCTGCTAGCCGGCTTCGCCGGAGCGCTGCGCCGCAGCGAACTCGCCGCCCTCACCTTCGACGACATCGCCGTGCACACCGACCCCACAACCGGCGCACCCCTGCTGACCGCGCAGTTGCGGACAACAAAAACCGACCAGGAGGGGCGCCACCTCGCCCAAGTCGCCCTGCCGCGCGGGCGCCGCGCCCACACCTGCCCAGTGTGCGCGTTCGCCGACTGGGCCGACCTCGCCGAAGCCAACCGCGACGGCGGCACCCCCGCCACCCGGGCCCTGCTGGAGGAGGCCACCGAACCGGCCCCCCACACACACCGGTGCCACACCTACACCGGAACCTCGCTGTCCGACGGAACCGCCCACCCACTGTTTCCCGCCGTGACCCGGCACGGCCACATGGGGGAGCGGCCCATCACCGGGCGCGCCGTCGCCAACCTCATCAAGCGCTACGCCCAACGCGCCGGGCTGGACCCCGCCGCCTTCAGCGGGCACTCCCTGCGGTCCGGGTTCGCCACCCAGGCCGCGCTCGGCGGCGCCGGCGACCGCGAGATCATGCG